A genome region from Halocatena salina includes the following:
- a CDS encoding dihydrolipoyl dehydrogenase family protein — MATFDLIVVGGGTGNTVASAAAAEGLETALIERGPLGGLCLNRGCNPSKMLIQHANLINRIRDADEFGIDATVNGTHFGEFVREVNDELGDVASAKEDNKRDEENLTLLQEEARFVDDYTVELTETGKSHTAERVVIAAGSTPVIPDAIDGLDEVDFMTSNDAIRLEERPDRLVVLGGGYIAAELGYYFGSFGTDVALIEVEDSLVSREDSEIAEAFTDIASDRHAVHTGYRATGVTESEGEIAVTAESEDGDEIKVAGEELLVALGRQPNTDGIDLDATNIETNDAGFIETDDQLRTNVENVWAMGDIADNSMFKHSGDYEGEVVIDNVVHEKERTANFVGLPHAIFTEPQIGAVGRTESALVDADQEYVVGRAVFTDTAMSRALKLDHGFAKVLADPETREILGCHILGHEASILIHEVTPAVRHGLTVDDLATTLIHAHPALSKVILKACKDVNR; from the coding sequence GACCTCATCGTCGTCGGTGGCGGCACAGGGAATACGGTCGCCTCAGCGGCCGCTGCCGAAGGGCTTGAAACTGCACTCATCGAGAGGGGACCGCTCGGGGGGCTGTGTCTAAACCGTGGCTGTAACCCCTCGAAGATGCTCATCCAACACGCGAACCTCATCAATCGAATTCGAGACGCCGATGAATTTGGCATCGATGCGACCGTCAACGGGACGCACTTCGGCGAGTTCGTCCGAGAAGTTAACGATGAACTCGGAGACGTCGCAAGCGCGAAGGAAGACAACAAACGAGATGAGGAGAATCTAACGCTCCTTCAGGAAGAAGCCCGGTTCGTTGACGATTACACCGTCGAACTCACGGAAACCGGAAAGAGTCACACCGCCGAACGGGTGGTCATCGCGGCGGGGAGCACGCCTGTGATCCCCGATGCGATCGACGGACTCGATGAGGTTGATTTCATGACGAGTAACGACGCCATCCGACTAGAGGAACGTCCGGACCGGCTTGTGGTTCTCGGCGGCGGATACATTGCCGCCGAACTCGGCTACTACTTCGGATCGTTCGGAACGGATGTCGCGCTCATCGAGGTGGAAGATTCGTTGGTGTCTCGCGAGGACAGCGAGATCGCAGAGGCCTTCACCGATATCGCCAGTGATCGCCACGCGGTTCACACCGGATATCGTGCCACAGGCGTCACTGAATCCGAAGGCGAAATCGCCGTGACCGCTGAATCGGAAGACGGTGACGAAATAAAGGTAGCCGGCGAGGAGTTGTTAGTAGCGCTCGGTCGCCAGCCTAACACTGACGGCATTGATCTTGACGCAACGAACATCGAGACGAATGATGCGGGCTTTATCGAGACTGATGACCAACTCAGGACGAACGTTGAGAACGTCTGGGCGATGGGAGACATCGCTGACAATTCGATGTTCAAACACTCTGGGGACTACGAAGGCGAAGTCGTCATCGACAACGTTGTACACGAAAAAGAACGGACGGCGAACTTCGTCGGACTGCCACACGCTATCTTCACCGAACCTCAGATTGGGGCGGTCGGCCGGACAGAGTCGGCGCTTGTCGATGCCGATCAAGAGTACGTCGTCGGCCGAGCCGTATTTACCGACACTGCGATGTCCCGAGCGTTGAAACTCGATCACGGATTCGCCAAGGTTCTTGCCGATCCTGAGACGCGCGAGATACTCGGCTGTCACATTCTCGGTCACGAGGCATCGATACTCATCCACGAGGTGACTCCCGCCGTCCGCCACGGACTGACGGTTGATGATCTCGCCACGACACTCATCCACGCTCACCCAGCCCTGAGCAAGGTGATACTAAAGGCCTGTAAGGATGTCAACAGATAA
- a CDS encoding MFS transporter yields the protein MATEDESISVFASFRRFFALERDVLVLSAAMFAFSLGFQMTNRFLPEYMVALGASGFVVGLFGTFGNVISALYPYPGGAVSDRIGSRYALTLFGLISTVGFAVWLVAPRIGAFTIAGVPIEPWLWIFVGLVLAQAWKSFGLGATFAVVKQATDPSRLAAGFASTETFRRTAFLIGPVAAAVLIGLHPAFTVSFQYVLAVAVGFGIVGTIVQHYLYDASADDIGGSFAGIDQIRRDLRGMPDPLRPLLVGDTIVRFANGMVYVFFVLVVTQILQVGVETTVSIAGYSYAIDLSPAAFFGYLLGVEMLIALLIMAPAAKLAEHVGLKPIVGLGFAVYAIFPIVLINTPASATALILVFAFSGLRFAGLPSHKALIVGPAEQGAGGRVTGTYYLLRNALVIPSAAVGGYLWEFVSPGVAFTIATALGVLGTGYFLIFGEEFKAYR from the coding sequence ATGGCTACAGAGGATGAGTCCATTAGCGTGTTCGCCTCGTTTCGCCGATTTTTCGCGCTTGAACGCGACGTACTCGTTCTCTCCGCGGCAATGTTCGCGTTCAGCCTTGGGTTCCAGATGACCAATCGGTTCCTCCCGGAGTACATGGTCGCACTCGGTGCGTCGGGATTCGTGGTCGGGTTGTTCGGGACGTTCGGCAACGTCATCTCGGCCCTCTATCCGTATCCGGGTGGGGCGGTCTCCGATCGGATCGGTTCGCGGTACGCCTTGACGCTGTTCGGGCTGATTTCGACGGTCGGGTTCGCTGTCTGGCTGGTCGCACCGCGTATCGGTGCGTTCACGATCGCGGGGGTACCCATCGAGCCGTGGTTGTGGATATTCGTCGGGTTGGTGCTCGCCCAAGCGTGGAAGTCGTTCGGGCTCGGCGCGACGTTTGCGGTCGTCAAGCAGGCGACCGATCCCTCGCGGCTGGCGGCCGGCTTTGCCAGCACTGAGACGTTCCGTCGGACCGCTTTCCTCATCGGCCCGGTGGCTGCTGCCGTCCTCATCGGTCTTCACCCGGCGTTCACGGTGAGCTTCCAGTACGTGCTTGCGGTGGCGGTCGGCTTCGGGATCGTCGGCACGATCGTCCAGCATTATCTGTACGATGCGAGTGCGGACGACATCGGCGGCTCCTTCGCGGGAATCGATCAGATCAGGCGGGATCTCCGGGGGATGCCCGATCCGCTCCGGCCGCTGTTGGTCGGTGATACGATCGTTCGCTTCGCAAACGGCATGGTGTACGTCTTTTTCGTACTCGTGGTCACGCAGATCCTCCAAGTCGGTGTGGAGACGACCGTATCGATCGCAGGGTATTCGTATGCGATCGATCTTTCGCCAGCTGCCTTCTTCGGCTATCTGCTCGGCGTCGAGATGCTGATCGCGTTGCTCATCATGGCACCGGCAGCCAAACTCGCCGAGCACGTCGGGCTCAAACCGATCGTGGGGCTGGGCTTTGCGGTGTACGCGATCTTTCCGATCGTTCTCATCAACACGCCCGCGAGCGCGACGGCGCTGATTCTCGTCTTCGCGTTTTCCGGACTGCGGTTTGCCGGACTGCCGTCACACAAGGCGTTGATCGTCGGGCCTGCCGAACAGGGTGCCGGCGGACGCGTGACCGGCACCTACTACTTGCTTCGAAACGCGCTCGTCATCCCGAGCGCCGCTGTGGGTGGATATCTCTGGGAGTTCGTCAGCCCCGGCGTGGCCTTTACGATCGCTACCGCTCTTGGCGTTCTCGGGACCGGTTACTTTCTGATCTTCGGTGAGGAGTTCAAAGCCTACCGGTGA
- a CDS encoding OPT family oligopeptide transporter: MVQKKSASSDTDDAGPYVPADRSVTELTVKAVVLGLVLNVVLMAANTYLGLRAGLTISASIPAAVISMGAFYGLGQFGIGGTILENNIVQTMTSAGSSLAAGVIFSLAGVVFLGESIDLVTTAMVALLGGSLGVLFMIPMRRYLIVEQHQELPYPEGTACADVLRTGEQGGRGVRFVSAGFIVGAIYMALADIWGVIQTTIQGAFSVADTRGFTLGGDFTPALVGVGYIIGPRIAAYILGGGLVSWMMFIPLLVTGGMVPADAAQASLFEQANAVWSSYVRYIGAGAMIVGGLYAIGAMRTTIVDAVHLAGSEFTQGLSGSDRKRTARDLPMGIVVVGAAVIAALLVIVPQVRVGLLGGIIAVLAAFLFVAVSSYLVGVVGSSSNPVSGMTVATILIAAVVLRSTGVSDPVVVLVTGSVVAIAAAVAGDTSQDLKTGYLLGATPRSQQLGQLIGIAFSALLAGGILAFFNQAYGLGGQTLPAPQAGLMALIAESVLGGTANWGMVLIGGIFAIVLILMDVPVLPFAVGIYLPVTLSTPIFLGGVLKALVNRYAEWSESETSSEQVTRQGRIVAAGLIAGEAIMGIIVGAIRILGVGNDSGVPFPIGVGDQLSLWLGIIAIAILLAFLGTSTLWGTSTTSNT; this comes from the coding sequence ATGGTTCAGAAGAAAAGTGCGTCTTCAGATACCGACGATGCCGGTCCGTACGTTCCGGCCGACCGCAGTGTCACGGAACTCACAGTAAAGGCCGTGGTACTCGGTCTCGTTCTCAATGTCGTTCTGATGGCAGCGAACACGTATCTCGGATTACGCGCCGGACTAACGATTAGTGCTTCCATTCCGGCGGCAGTCATCAGCATGGGAGCGTTCTATGGTCTTGGACAGTTTGGCATCGGTGGCACCATTCTCGAAAACAATATCGTTCAGACGATGACATCGGCGGGCTCATCGCTCGCCGCAGGAGTGATCTTCTCGTTGGCTGGTGTGGTCTTTCTCGGCGAGTCGATCGATCTCGTGACGACGGCGATGGTTGCGTTGCTCGGCGGTTCCTTGGGTGTGTTGTTCATGATACCGATGCGGCGGTATCTCATCGTCGAACAGCATCAAGAACTTCCCTACCCGGAGGGGACCGCCTGTGCGGATGTCCTTCGTACTGGGGAACAAGGCGGGCGTGGCGTTCGATTCGTCTCGGCTGGATTTATCGTAGGTGCAATTTACATGGCACTCGCAGATATCTGGGGCGTGATCCAGACGACGATTCAGGGTGCGTTTTCAGTCGCTGACACCCGCGGATTCACCCTCGGTGGTGATTTCACGCCTGCGCTCGTCGGTGTTGGATACATCATCGGTCCGCGCATCGCTGCTTACATTCTCGGTGGAGGCCTCGTCTCGTGGATGATGTTCATTCCCCTGCTCGTGACTGGGGGAATGGTTCCAGCAGACGCCGCTCAGGCGTCACTGTTCGAGCAAGCAAACGCCGTCTGGAGCAGCTACGTCCGCTATATCGGTGCGGGTGCGATGATCGTCGGCGGGCTCTATGCGATCGGAGCAATGCGCACGACGATCGTCGATGCTGTCCATCTCGCCGGTTCTGAGTTCACTCAGGGATTGAGTGGTTCCGACCGCAAGCGGACCGCTCGCGATCTCCCGATGGGTATCGTTGTCGTCGGTGCGGCCGTTATCGCGGCCTTGTTGGTTATCGTTCCGCAGGTCCGTGTCGGACTGCTCGGTGGTATCATCGCGGTGCTGGCAGCGTTCTTGTTCGTAGCCGTCTCCTCGTATCTCGTCGGCGTCGTCGGGAGTTCGTCGAATCCCGTATCGGGAATGACGGTTGCGACGATTTTGATTGCCGCGGTCGTGCTCCGCTCGACCGGCGTATCGGATCCGGTCGTGGTGTTGGTGACCGGTTCGGTCGTCGCCATCGCTGCTGCTGTCGCCGGTGACACCTCACAAGACCTCAAAACTGGCTATCTACTCGGTGCGACGCCCCGGAGCCAACAACTCGGTCAACTTATCGGTATCGCTTTCTCGGCATTGCTGGCTGGTGGCATCCTTGCGTTCTTTAATCAGGCCTACGGCCTCGGTGGTCAGACACTTCCAGCGCCACAAGCCGGACTCATGGCGCTGATCGCAGAGAGCGTCCTCGGCGGAACTGCCAACTGGGGAATGGTCCTCATCGGCGGCATCTTTGCGATCGTTCTCATCCTGATGGATGTACCAGTGTTGCCTTTCGCAGTCGGCATCTATCTTCCAGTTACTTTGTCGACGCCGATCTTCCTTGGTGGGGTGTTGAAGGCCCTCGTCAACCGCTACGCCGAATGGTCGGAATCCGAAACCTCCAGTGAACAGGTCACTCGTCAGGGCCGAATCGTCGCTGCTGGACTCATCGCTGGCGAAGCGATCATGGGGATCATCGTCGGTGCGATCCGTATCCTCGGTGTTGGCAACGACAGCGGCGTTCCGTTTCCGATAGGCGTTGGCGATCAGCTCTCGCTGTGGCTAGGAATCATCGCCATCGCTATCTTGCTGGCGTTCCTTGGAACGAGTACGCTGTGGGGAACCAGCACTACATCGAACACCTAG
- a CDS encoding PqqD family protein has translation MTELARDPTAVPVRTTDNWHCEQIEGTPQVTIQRPRRVRNRLDQLLFKLFDTPTDRELELDAVGSVVWLQCDGATTAEEIANELDATFAPERIDPVSETLPYFLRQLSELGLIRYADS, from the coding sequence ATGACTGAACTTGCTCGTGATCCAACTGCGGTTCCGGTTCGGACGACCGACAACTGGCACTGCGAGCAAATAGAAGGAACACCACAAGTGACGATTCAACGCCCTCGTCGCGTTCGAAACCGACTCGACCAGCTTCTCTTCAAACTGTTCGATACCCCCACAGACCGGGAGCTCGAACTCGATGCAGTCGGAAGCGTCGTCTGGTTGCAGTGTGATGGCGCAACGACGGCCGAAGAGATCGCAAACGAACTCGATGCAACCTTCGCCCCAGAACGCATCGATCCCGTTTCTGAGACACTGCCGTACTTCCTCAGACAGTTGTCTGAGCTCGGATTGATCCGCTATGCTGATAGCTGA
- a CDS encoding 3-keto-5-aminohexanoate cleavage protein: protein MSYEDYLASEPLIITAALTGGVHGKEANPNLPETPGEIGRAAAAAEEAGAAVVHLHARRPNGERSFATGRFQAIDDAVRTHADDVVIQHSTGGTGVPAEDRQLPLRTDPPPEMASLDMGPLNRYDHLTSENTRGTVDALYEEMCDHGIKPELEVFNDGHLNEVHGLLERHDLVDPAYATLIFGGGTLTRPRPRNLFNAVTNLPEGTLFNTLAFGRHQLPLTTMAIVLGGHVRVGLEDNVYYRTGELATSNAQLVERVVRIANELGRPVATPNQTRDILDLECE from the coding sequence GTGAGCTACGAGGACTATCTCGCCAGCGAGCCACTGATCATCACCGCGGCGCTGACTGGTGGCGTTCACGGGAAGGAAGCGAACCCGAATCTCCCGGAAACGCCGGGCGAAATCGGTCGAGCCGCCGCGGCCGCGGAGGAAGCGGGAGCGGCTGTAGTTCACTTGCACGCCCGGCGACCGAACGGCGAGCGGTCGTTCGCCACTGGACGCTTCCAAGCCATCGACGACGCGGTCCGAACGCACGCTGATGACGTCGTCATTCAACACTCCACCGGCGGGACGGGTGTGCCAGCCGAGGATCGACAGCTCCCGCTTCGAACGGATCCGCCCCCGGAGATGGCGTCGCTAGATATGGGTCCGCTCAACCGATATGACCACCTGACCAGCGAGAATACGCGCGGAACCGTCGATGCACTCTACGAGGAGATGTGCGACCATGGGATCAAACCCGAGCTAGAAGTGTTCAACGACGGCCACCTCAACGAGGTTCACGGCCTACTGGAGCGCCACGATCTCGTCGATCCGGCGTACGCCACGCTGATCTTCGGTGGCGGGACACTCACGCGCCCACGGCCACGAAACCTGTTCAACGCCGTCACCAACCTTCCAGAGGGCACACTCTTCAACACACTCGCGTTCGGCCGCCATCAGCTACCGCTTACGACGATGGCGATTGTACTCGGCGGCCACGTCCGCGTCGGCTTGGAGGACAACGTCTACTATCGTACCGGAGAGCTCGCAACGAGCAATGCACAATTAGTTGAGCGAGTCGTGCGTATAGCGAACGAGCTCGGACGGCCGGTGGCAACTCCGAACCAGACACGCGACATTCTCGATCTCGAGTGCGAATAA
- a CDS encoding trimeric intracellular cation channel family protein, translated as MNTIGLIAFALVGSAKAIREEFDLFGITVVGLIMAFAGGTTRDLLVSRVPLALQSSIEISLGLLGVGLAIALSAVLTSPDSHPITLVSDAIGLAAFATTGAIVATETNVSAFGVVAIATINAVGGGAVADILLDRSPFILFDDFYASCAVLGGSAYWAVITVGAAGSTAAVACAVVTVGTRLAAVTYGWNLPTIQGLGLINS; from the coding sequence ATGAATACGATCGGATTGATCGCGTTCGCACTCGTTGGATCGGCGAAAGCGATTCGTGAGGAGTTCGATCTGTTCGGAATTACTGTCGTTGGTCTGATAATGGCGTTTGCTGGTGGGACGACACGTGATCTCCTCGTGAGTCGAGTCCCACTAGCACTTCAGTCATCGATCGAAATCAGTTTGGGTCTGCTTGGAGTCGGCTTAGCGATCGCGTTAAGCGCCGTCCTAACGTCTCCGGATAGTCATCCGATTACTCTCGTCTCGGATGCTATCGGGCTTGCTGCCTTTGCGACGACTGGCGCTATCGTCGCAACCGAGACGAATGTTTCGGCGTTTGGTGTCGTCGCTATCGCAACAATCAACGCAGTGGGCGGCGGTGCAGTTGCAGATATACTTCTCGATCGCTCCCCGTTTATTCTCTTTGACGATTTCTATGCGAGTTGTGCCGTGTTGGGCGGGAGTGCATACTGGGCAGTGATAACTGTGGGAGCTGCTGGAAGCACTGCTGCCGTAGCGTGTGCGGTAGTGACCGTTGGGACACGGTTAGCAGCAGTTACGTACGGCTGGAATCTCCCAACGATACAGGGATTAGGACTGATAAATAGCTGA
- a CDS encoding sialidase family protein: MAERIYAALEDVLVVLTTRDGDWDVDTRLTDYQPQCVAVAPEDRDLVFTGTFNNGLWRSTDGGDTWTSIGDQLSSDRVMALAIDTQERPQGYGTVYAGTEPSALFRSVDGGETWTECSGFTDLASKPDWAFPGRPDTHHVRWIESDPIEAGHLYVSIEMGALVTTKDGGKTWTDRVPGSPRDVHTLATHPDAPGRLYAATGDGYITAGREYAESRDGSVTWTYHSDGIEHQYGWGLAVDPGDPDTQLLSASYSPAQAHRVEGKGLHGPSPAHRSDGPLAVIYRRSGQDPWQRCTEGLPAPEGTLIPVLAADESEVGTFYALTNHGLYRSTDAGVTWTQLEIPWQENYRTQHPQSLVIA; encoded by the coding sequence ATGGCTGAGCGAATATACGCAGCATTAGAGGACGTGTTGGTCGTACTCACCACGCGAGATGGCGACTGGGACGTCGACACTCGGTTGACGGATTACCAGCCCCAGTGCGTGGCGGTTGCTCCCGAAGATCGTGATCTCGTCTTTACTGGGACATTCAATAACGGGCTTTGGCGCAGCACGGACGGAGGCGACACTTGGACTTCGATCGGTGATCAGCTCTCATCAGATCGAGTGATGGCGCTCGCTATCGATACCCAAGAGCGTCCGCAGGGATACGGTACGGTGTATGCGGGGACGGAGCCGAGTGCGCTGTTCCGCTCGGTGGATGGTGGCGAGACGTGGACGGAGTGTTCGGGATTTACCGATCTCGCCTCCAAACCGGATTGGGCGTTTCCCGGTCGTCCGGATACCCATCACGTTCGATGGATCGAATCCGACCCGATTGAAGCCGGGCATCTCTATGTAAGCATTGAGATGGGAGCTCTCGTCACTACCAAAGACGGCGGAAAAACATGGACGGATCGTGTACCTGGCTCACCGCGCGATGTACACACTCTTGCCACCCATCCCGATGCACCAGGACGACTTTATGCAGCCACAGGAGACGGATACATCACTGCTGGACGGGAGTATGCCGAAAGCCGCGACGGGTCTGTCACGTGGACGTACCACAGCGATGGAATCGAACACCAGTACGGATGGGGACTAGCTGTCGACCCTGGCGATCCGGATACGCAACTCCTGTCAGCCTCGTACAGTCCTGCCCAAGCACACCGTGTCGAAGGGAAGGGGCTACACGGACCGTCACCAGCCCATCGCTCGGATGGGCCACTAGCCGTGATCTATCGCCGGAGCGGACAGGATCCCTGGCAGCGATGCACCGAGGGACTTCCAGCTCCCGAGGGAACTCTCATCCCCGTACTAGCAGCTGATGAATCAGAAGTGGGAACGTTTTACGCTCTTACGAACCACGGGCTCTACCGCTCCACCGACGCTGGAGTCACGTGGACACAATTAGAGATTCCGTGGCAGGAGAACTATCGCACACAACATCCCCAGTCTCTCGTTATTGCTTGA
- a CDS encoding efflux RND transporter permease subunit, whose amino-acid sequence MIEYQRYIDAVDVWITERPHAVVIAFLLLTAIFAVGFTNISAESGTSQFTEDTPAQDAFDEVNQRFTPPFEETNGSTRLVQSGSNVLTKDELLAMLEAQQRLKERERFRVVSTSSVARIVAQTLDPSATTLDAQIRTLEGATSTAIERAIRTAIAGSGFTDLLSEDFNRQSASASATIGTVEHDVPRGVSQSAGTSGSDPLMDIQTNAQSVVTSVDSDIRVFGSGIVSAEFTNIIFDSLIIVVPAVALLILAFLVFAYRDPIDLLLGLLSLVMAVIWTFGFTGLAGLRFTQMLIAVPPLLLAVGIDFGIHTINRYREERIEGTAIAESMRRTTDQLLVAFFIVTGTTVVGFAANGISDLGPIRQFGLVAAVGIVFTFLIFGIFLPAAKVGADRLRIRFGIPEFGRRPLGSEGSLLGRMLTIGVVVARRAPSALLAVTLLVSVGAGFYATGVDTSFSQDDFLPPEDPPDYIGGLPEPFAPDSYSVTDTTNFLDERFATTQDGSVTIYVDGRLHKDSALESIQRANQDPPPSLTPVDREVDAESILTVIRDYADQSAEFARLIERNDADGDGVPDDNLRDIYDALLDSPYRGQALRYITEDYRCTQVVYSTASDASQDEITRDARTFVDRYRLPAIATGQTIVLQAVSDTILESAIQSLLTALVVTVLFLVLAYYVIEGQPSLGIVNLAPIVVSVALLAGSMRLFGIPFNALTATILSITVGLGVDYSAHFVHRFTDEYTEHTPLYTALENTVRGTGGALTGSMLTTTTGIGVLILAITPILGQFGLVVALSVFFAYLTSILITPSAIVVWDHLCD is encoded by the coding sequence ATGATCGAGTATCAACGATACATCGATGCGGTCGATGTATGGATCACCGAGCGGCCGCATGCAGTGGTCATCGCATTTCTCCTGTTGACGGCGATCTTCGCTGTCGGATTCACGAACATCTCAGCCGAGTCGGGAACCAGCCAATTCACCGAAGACACCCCTGCACAGGACGCATTCGACGAGGTGAACCAGCGATTCACGCCACCGTTCGAGGAGACCAACGGGAGCACTCGACTCGTTCAGTCGGGGTCGAACGTACTCACAAAAGACGAGCTGTTAGCGATGCTCGAAGCCCAACAGCGTCTCAAAGAGCGCGAGCGTTTCCGTGTGGTCTCTACGTCGAGTGTCGCGCGTATCGTTGCCCAAACGCTCGATCCGAGCGCAACGACGCTCGACGCACAGATTCGCACGCTCGAAGGCGCAACGTCCACAGCAATCGAGCGTGCGATTCGGACGGCCATTGCAGGCTCCGGATTCACTGATCTGCTCAGCGAGGACTTCAACCGACAGTCGGCATCAGCCTCCGCAACGATCGGAACCGTCGAGCACGACGTTCCGAGGGGTGTCTCACAGTCGGCCGGAACGAGCGGGAGCGATCCGCTGATGGATATCCAAACTAACGCACAGTCTGTCGTCACGAGCGTCGACAGCGACATTCGAGTGTTCGGCAGTGGTATCGTCTCCGCGGAGTTCACCAACATCATCTTCGACTCGCTCATCATCGTCGTACCAGCGGTTGCACTATTGATTCTCGCTTTTCTGGTGTTCGCCTACCGTGATCCGATCGATCTCCTGTTGGGACTGCTCTCGCTCGTAATGGCAGTCATCTGGACGTTCGGCTTCACTGGACTGGCGGGTCTGCGATTCACACAGATGCTGATCGCCGTGCCGCCGCTGTTGCTGGCAGTGGGAATCGACTTCGGGATTCATACCATCAATCGCTACAGGGAAGAGCGAATCGAGGGAACTGCCATTGCCGAATCGATGCGGCGGACGACCGATCAGTTGCTCGTGGCGTTTTTCATCGTCACGGGCACCACTGTCGTCGGATTTGCCGCGAACGGTATCAGCGATCTCGGGCCGATTCGTCAGTTCGGACTCGTCGCTGCCGTCGGCATCGTCTTTACGTTCTTGATCTTCGGCATTTTCCTTCCGGCTGCCAAGGTAGGGGCCGACCGACTCCGGATTCGATTCGGGATTCCGGAGTTCGGGCGTCGTCCGCTCGGCTCGGAGGGATCGCTGTTGGGACGAATGTTGACTATCGGCGTCGTCGTCGCCCGACGTGCGCCCTCCGCACTGCTCGCGGTGACGCTGCTCGTTTCGGTGGGGGCTGGCTTCTATGCGACCGGCGTCGATACTTCGTTCTCACAGGATGATTTTCTCCCACCCGAGGACCCCCCCGACTACATTGGAGGACTTCCCGAACCGTTTGCGCCTGACAGTTACAGCGTGACGGATACGACAAATTTCCTCGATGAGCGATTCGCGACCACCCAGGACGGTTCAGTGACGATATACGTCGACGGACGACTTCACAAGGATTCTGCGCTCGAATCGATCCAGCGGGCGAATCAGGATCCACCTCCCTCACTCACACCGGTCGACCGGGAGGTCGACGCCGAAAGTATTCTCACAGTGATTCGTGACTATGCGGATCAGTCGGCGGAGTTCGCGCGGTTGATTGAGCGAAACGATGCCGACGGCGATGGTGTTCCCGACGACAACCTCCGTGATATTTACGATGCGCTGCTCGATTCGCCGTATCGTGGGCAGGCACTGAGGTACATCACTGAGGACTATCGGTGTACCCAAGTGGTCTACTCGACCGCAAGCGATGCCTCGCAGGACGAAATCACGCGCGACGCCCGCACATTCGTCGACCGCTATCGCCTCCCCGCGATTGCTACGGGTCAAACGATCGTGTTGCAAGCTGTCTCGGACACCATCTTAGAGTCGGCGATTCAGAGTCTCCTTACAGCGCTTGTCGTCACAGTACTCTTCCTCGTGCTGGCCTACTACGTTATCGAGGGACAGCCATCGCTCGGGATCGTGAATCTCGCACCGATCGTCGTCTCGGTCGCGCTGCTTGCAGGATCGATGCGGCTGTTCGGTATCCCGTTCAATGCACTGACTGCGACGATTCTCTCGATTACTGTCGGTCTCGGGGTCGATTACTCGGCGCACTTCGTCCATCGGTTTACCGACGAGTACACCGAGCACACACCACTCTACACAGCACTGGAAAACACTGTCCGCGGGACTGGCGGTGCCCTCACTGGAAGCATGCTTACGACCACGACCGGAATTGGGGTGCTCATACTGGCGATTACGCCGATCCTCGGTCAGTTCGGACTCGTCGTGGCGCTTTCCGTCTTTTTTGCGTATTTGACATCGATTCTCATCACACCGTCCGCTATCGTCGTGTGGGATCATCTATGTGACTGA